The genomic stretch TAAAAGCTTTCGGTTTAGAAGTATCAATTAACCTCATTATTTCAAAAAAAAGTGTTCCTCTTGTATCTCCGAATCCTTCTTTTTTGCCAGCGTAAGAGAAAGATTGACAGGGGAATCCAGCCAGTAAAAAATCATGTTCGGGAAGTTCTTTGATTAGCCGAATGTCGCCTTGAGGTTGGCGATCGAAGTTTTTTTGATAAACTAATTGAGCATCTGGATTGATTTCGCTACTTAGTAAACATTTAGTTTGGTAGTTTAAGGAATTAGCAGCATATTCAAAGGCTAATCTCATTCCTCCGATTCCTGAAAATAGATCGATGAAGCGAATTTTTTGCACGCTTAAGTCCTTATTATTAGATTTATGCTAACTGATGATACAACAACTGCGATCGCACTCTCTCCATTTCCCAATTTTCTGAGTTTACGCAGGCTTTAAAGGTGATAGCAGATGAGTTGGAAGAAGTGCGATCGACCAGTCGAATTTGATTCTAATAATTTATTCAATGTAATCCGCGATTTTGTGAATAACGAATTTCAACTACAAATGACTGAATAAATTGTGAATTAGCGAACTTTTTAGTAATTTATCTGCTACATTTGTTACAGATTTGGTTTAGGATATTTTTCAATTTCGGAGATGGGTAATAGTAAAGTGTCTTCGATGTATTGTCGAACTTCTCGGCTAACATAGCAATCGCCGTTTAGACAATCTACTAATAATTTATTGGCATTATAATATTGTTGAAGCAATTCCTGTTGCTGTTTGCTGAATTGCCAATCATGACCAATATTGCGATGTTTAATCATTACTTCTCTTAATTGTTTAATCCAAGTCTCTCCATTAACTTTCCACCATTTTACTTTTTCTTTGCTGTTGTCTGTTTTTGCTAGTTGGTCTGTAAGTTCTTGCAGCGCTCTCCTTAATTCTGGATCGAGGGTTCGGTCGAGGGCTCGGTAGAGGAGGGTTCGGTCGAGGGTGATGGTTCGGTCGAGGATTTGGGCGAGGGTTTGGTCGAGTCCGAAGTCGAAGGTTTGGTCGAGCAAGACGAGGGTTCGGTCGAGGGCTCGGTCGAGGGTTCGGTCGAGGTCGAGGTCGAGGTCGAGGTCGAGGTCGAGGTCGAGGTTGAAGTTGCGGTCGAGGTTGCGGTCGAGGGTTCGGTCGAGGTTGAGGGAGAGGTTGAGAAGGCGACCGAGGTTGTGGTCGATGTTTTGGTCAAGAGATCGGGAGAAGTAAAAAGCTCTAACTGCGGCTAGTTTGTAAGAAACATTAACTGAAATAGATTTTTGATTTACCAGTATCAAAAATTCCTGCAACTTCTCATCAGCAGATACAATTTCATCAACTCTTTCTTTGATTAACAGTAACAAACGGTCAGCACTTGGCGACATCCCGACTGCCAGCAAAAAAACTTCTCGCCAGCGTGTTTCTATCATTTGGCTGACCAAGCTTTTTAACGCTACTTCCGATGACTGCTGAACAATAACAAACTCTCTAGCAGTGAAATATTCATGAAACGTCAAATGGGAAAATGAATAAATTCCTTTAGCTCTTTCTACTAATAACCCATGTTGCGCTTCAATAGACTTCAAAACTTTTTCACTGTCCAGTTGTAACATTTCTGGGTCTGTGCTTGCATCGGGTAAATTGCGGATGTATTCTATAATATGTTGTTCAGCAACTTTCTGTTTAAAGAAATAATCTGAACCTTCAAAAGTATTCAGCGCAATTTTGCTGAGTAAATCTTCCTTTCGCTGAACAGATAGCTTTTTGTAAACTTGCTCGCGGTAGATTCCCCGTTTCGCATCCCATTTTTTTAACAGTGCATCTAATCCTTCTTTATAAAGTTCGGAACGATTCGCCGGAAAATCCCCTGATTCTTCAAATACTAAACAAAGCAATGTTAAAAGTAAAGGATTTGTTGATATTTCATAAATTCGATCATTTTCTTCAAGACGTTGCAGAAAGTCATCTGGCTTTACAGGTTTCTCTTTAAACCAGTTGTTTGCAAAGGTAGCAATTTGATGATCGTCAAAATCAGCTACTTCTACCTCGGAAAACTTCTCAAAGGTATATTCCTTTGCTGCAATACGACAAGTCATGACAAAGCGATTGCCACGAAACTGGTCAGAAAAATCTCGAATTTCTTTTAAAACTCTTTGGCTGTCCTCTTCTCTAATTTCATCTAATCCATCGAGTAAAACTAATCCTTTGTTGTGTTGGAATATTTCAACAACCTGATTATCTGTAACCTGGCAACTAGATAATTGCTGGCTGATATATTCTAGTAAATGTGGTTTATCGTTAGCTTCAGCAAAATCTTTGAGAGTGATAAAAATCGGTACTATTTCAGTCTTAAATTTACCCTCTACAGACTGAATTGCTAGGTATTTTAAAAATGTTGTTTTACCTGCACCAGGCTTTCCCAAAATCATTAACTTAGCATATTTCTCGACTGCTTCTAGTCCAGGAACTCGTTCTTCAGTAATCTTGCCAAGTCCGAAACGATCAAAATTTTCAAAGTTATATTCTTTAGGTAATTCAACAGTTTCTTTACGTCTGCGTCCGGTAATTTTTTCTAAGATATTGACGTTAGTATAAATGTCATTTAATCCAATGGGCTGATTCATGTCCAATACGCGCATTGTGCCGCAACGTTCTTGGATTAGGGGTTTTATTTTTTGGCGTACCTCTTGAACTAGGGAATCTATATCTATCACTTCAATTTCATCGTCTTGGCAAGCAACATCTTCAGGATTCAAACCTAGAATTTTACAAATACGACAAAATATTTCAGAATCAACAGCTTTTTCATTG from Phormidium ambiguum IAM M-71 encodes the following:
- a CDS encoding NACHT domain-containing protein, translating into MTGRSFRLSSEAILLAKQALTAKGLNQTKLIARLECSRQPVSKFFNEKAVDSEIFCRICKILGLNPEDVACQDDEIEVIDIDSLVQEVRQKIKPLIQERCGTMRVLDMNQPIGLNDIYTNVNILEKITGRRRKETVELPKEYNFENFDRFGLGKITEERVPGLEAVEKYAKLMILGKPGAGKTTFLKYLAIQSVEGKFKTEIVPIFITLKDFAEANDKPHLLEYISQQLSSCQVTDNQVVEIFQHNKGLVLLDGLDEIREEDSQRVLKEIRDFSDQFRGNRFVMTCRIAAKEYTFEKFSEVEVADFDDHQIATFANNWFKEKPVKPDDFLQRLEENDRIYEISTNPLLLTLLCLVFEESGDFPANRSELYKEGLDALLKKWDAKRGIYREQVYKKLSVQRKEDLLSKIALNTFEGSDYFFKQKVAEQHIIEYIRNLPDASTDPEMLQLDSEKVLKSIEAQHGLLVERAKGIYSFSHLTFHEYFTAREFVIVQQSSEVALKSLVSQMIETRWREVFLLAVGMSPSADRLLLLIKERVDEIVSADEKLQEFLILVNQKSISVNVSYKLAAVRAFYFSRSLDQNIDHNLGRLLNLSLNLDRTLDRNLDRNFNLDLDLDLDLDLDLDRTLDRALDRTLVLLDQTFDFGLDQTLAQILDRTITLDRTLLYRALDRTLDPELRRALQELTDQLAKTDNSKEKVKWWKVNGETWIKQLREVMIKHRNIGHDWQFSKQQQELLQQYYNANKLLVDCLNGDCYVSREVRQYIEDTLLLPISEIEKYPKPNL